CTCAAAGCTTATCCTGTTCTCCAGCTTCACCTCCTGGTCTGCCAACACAGAGCACTCCTGGTCCAGCACCAACGCTTTCTGCAAGAGACAAATCATCAGGAGAGAGCCAGCAGAGTGGCACGtggtcctggcacagggatggtTTGGCTGGCAGAAACCCTGCTCCCCCCCTGCCTGCCCTACCTGCTCATTCCCCACCAGGAAGACCTTGATGTCGGGGAGGCGGAAGCCGCGTTTCTCACATATCCCTGCCAGCATGTCCCGGATGGAGTGGCCGGGCCGGACAGAGGCCAGCGAGGCTGTGCCGTCGGGCAGGTACACGCAGCAGTACTTCATGGGTttggctggcagctctgcctcgCTGCCCCCCAGGCTCTTCTGCTGGCCCTGAGGGAGGGATGTGGTAGGATGAGCCCGGCCAGTGGCAGCGTGGTGCTGTGGGATTGGCGTGGTGCCCACTCACCTCCGGCCAGGGGCTGGCGGCTGTGCTGGCCGAGGACAAGAAGCCCAGGTCCAGGCTGGCTGAAGAGTTGAGTGAGCCCTGGGACTCCCTCCACAGCATGGcactcctgctgccttctcccccCTCTAGGACAGACAGAGGGATGGTGGTGGGGATGTGAACACCCCTCAGGGTGGCGTGGCCCCTCTGTCCTGCTCAGCATAGCACCCACCTGCCCAGGATGGCTCCCGCCGCTCTCCCTTCCTGAAGGAGCGCTGAAGGCTGCGGTTGGCACCGCTGCCCGCTGTCTCCACGCCCAGTGGCAGTGACTTGCCCAGCTTCAGCTTCGTCTTCTGGGGTGAATTGAGCAGCATCTCAACATGGCAACACCTGAggtttccccttccctttccctggtCCCCTGACTGTTTGTCTGCCCTcagcctggggctgagcagcagggaagggaccCAGCACCATGGGGACATGTCCccattcccctttccccttcacTCACCTTGCTGAGGTCAGGAGGGGGGCTGCTGCTGCGGGAGTGGGGCCGCAGGTCAGGCAGGGGCTGGCCCTGGCTCTCTGCCCGCAGGCAGGCCTGGTAGAGTGGGGATTTCACAAAACGTGTGTAGCTGTCAAACTTCATCAGGTTGAAGATCTGGAAAGGGAGGATGTGTGTGCTTAAGACGCCTGAACACCTACAGGCTCTGGGCACTGCCCCATGGCACAGCCCCACGGCAACAGCAGTGATGCTGGGTGACATGTGGGGTGGTTCCACAGCCCCCCATCCTGTGGGTGGAGCTCAGGTGCTGCCgtacctggagctgctggatgcGAAACATGTCTGGGGAGGGGTTGGCCAGCATGTCCTCCCCAATCCAGGCCTGCTTGTCAATGTTCACAGGACTGACTGAGTGGCTGGAGAGGAACTCATCGTAGATCCGTCGTGCCTCCTGGGCCAGCTGAAGGGACAGGAGGCCAGGCTGAGACCAGCAACCCCCTCCTCTATACCACACCAGGGGAGCCCCCCTGCTCACCCCACAGAGACACCTGAGCCCTGAAGAACCAACCTGCCCCAGGACCAGCTCAGTACCTGGACTTCAGGACCAAGCTCTAGGCACAACACACCAGTGTCTCCACAGAGGTACAACCTGAGGGAGGAAGCATCCCCTGCAACTAcctggctctgtccccatgATTCCCTGTCTAGCTCTGCCCTTGGTCTTGTTTGTCCCCCCAGAAACACTCTCCACCCTCTGGCAGTCCCGGGCTGGGGAAGCACATCCTGCTCTGTGGGGCAGGCAGTCCCAGCTGTGGCTTTTCAGATGCACATCACATCCATCTCCTTATACCTTCTGCAAGAGCCTCCAGCCTGCTCACCCTCCCCCGAAAAGGGGTCTGCCAGGACATGCAGCTGGACAGCTCTGCCCAcatccctcccagcagctgtgtgagcaAAGCTGCACGGAGCTGGTACCTGCTGTGTGTCGCTGGCCGGGATCTGCTGGAAGCGCTCACATGCCTGCCAAAAGTAGACGTTTTCAGCACTGAACTCTTTCTTGAGGAACtcctgcagggcagagagaTCTGCTGGTCTGGTGGCACTGTGGCTGTGGGACAGTCGGTGTCCAAGAGTGGatgggagcaggggctgagctctgggctgtgaCACTCACGGTGAAGTAGGTGACAGCCACACGGTCCTGCAGCAGGGTCTCAAAGGATTCAGCCCAGCTGACCACAGAGCCCTGGCTGGATCCACACGTGGCTGGTGGGCCCGGCAGGCTGTTCACACTGTGGTTGCTGCCACGGGCCCGGGAGGCATTTAActctgagagagaaaaagggtCAGTTCTGGCTGTCTCCCTGTCCCCTAATGTCACCTCCACATGTGACTCATGTGACTCATCTCCTGGGGTAAGACAGCCATGGGAAGGCACCcagccagcagggaaagcagagtgGAAGGGGACATAGAGGGCACACAGAGTGAAGTTTGGAAGATGGGCAGAGGTGCCTGAACTCACTTTCTCTATTCCTCTGGCCAAGACAATGGACAAATCCAGCATGTGGAGGGCACAGAAAGTGTCATTTCCAGCTCCCAACCCTGAGGAAACCCCACTTCGGGGAAACCCAGGGTGACCATGTGTTCAGAAAGATGGAAGTTCCCAGGGGCAACCCCAGCTTTGGAACTGGTTTGACTGGTGtgcagctggaagcaggggcTCATTTGCAAGGGTAAGGGTATAGAAGCAGTGCTCTCCTGGCAAAGCTGGCAGGAATAGAGGAGGTGTGTCAGGCTCCTCCTTTGCCAGGCTCCCCGTACTTATTCTCCTGGTGGTCTAAACCACAAGTAACTGGGGCCAAGACAGTTAAATAAACCGTCTGAGATATCCAGTGCACAGTCAGactgacagacagacacacagactcCATCAGAGGATCTGGGGCTGCCTGGTACCCAGGTTCTCCTTGCCCCAGGAAGCCActcagcccccagcacccaAAGGGCCAGCTGAGCAGCCAAAAGGAGGGACAGACACCAGAGGCTGtgtgggagggatggggggacaAGGCCAGTCCTGGGCAgagggctcagccctgcactgcGGGGGCCCAGCCACCCGCccatggcacagcctgtgctgacACATGACCTTGCTGTCTGCTGgctccctgcccctggcaccAGGCTGCCTGTgggcttccccctcccctgaaGATGATGCTGGCCTCCTGTCCCAGGGCAAAGAGCAGCCTTACCTCCATCTGACACGGCCGGGCCCTGTGGGAGTGGAAAGAAGAGAGGTCAGAGGGGCTACATGGCATCTGctggcctggcagcagcaccagggcaaGCCCAGTCTGAGCCCAGAGCAAGAGACACTGTCAGCAAACACTGCTCTGGTGTTACCTGCCCTGTGGCAGAGGCAGGACACAGGACTTCCAACCCAGGGCATCGAGGAGAGAGTTACAAAGGGGGTACAGCCTTTCTCCTACCTCTTCATGGCCTAAGGCCAGGCCAGCAATTGGGAAAGGGCAGCTGCTGTCAGACGTAACTCTGCCACCCCAAACaagaagggtggagagaagcagccTCCACGGcacaggaagaggaggggaggaagggagggaaggaaggacaaCCACAGCCCCAAGCAGGCAAACTGCCTGTTCCCTCTTTCCTTGGAACCTGGAGCTACCGGAGGGCAGAGACACAAAAGCAGGGACCAGGTGCAGTgacccagggcacagcaggacagggtgtcctgcagcacctgctgggCCACCCTAGATAGCAGCCCcggggatggagcagccaaGCAGGGAGATGGGCAGAGCCTCTGTAGCCAAAGCCGAGCCACGCAGTCGCTACACGGTGCTGTGTCTCATCACCTGCTTGGGGCCACACTGAGGCGGTGCCCACATTTGAGTGATGCCCGTGACCCAGCTGGCCCGTGCCTCCCAGCCTGCCAGCCCCCCACACCCCCGCCTACCCCACACAGCCTCtgtctccatcccagcccttcctttccctgctaCCCCACCCCACATTCCTCTGCCATGTCTCTTACCCCAGTCCCACGTCCCTCTCTCTTGCCAGCTCCTTGCTCCTCCCCATCCATCCCCGCTGCCCACACGCACACGGCCCTGCCGTGCCTGCGCCgcccagccccacagacaccagcactgctgtgacCCCATCCCCATCCGTCACCGCTTGTCCATTACCCAGTGCCACACACCCCCTTACCATGCTGTCCAAGCCTCACAAACCCCTGCTGCTCACTACCCCGGCCCCATACGTGCCTGTTACCCAGCCCCAGACACCGCTGCCTGCCCTAAAAACCCTCTACAGTTCCGCCTGCTTTGGATACTTTGGAGGGGCAGGGGgatcctgcccctcctgcccagaAGCCCCACACCCTCCCACCTGCCTGTTTCCTGACTCCATACATCCCTCAGTCTGCCCGTTATCCACTCCGCACGCCCTGCCCGCCCGGTCTGCAATGCCACACATCACCCGCCCGCCCGGTACCGAGctccccgccgcgccgccgggcggggcagccccggcggATGGGGACCGGCGCCCCGGGCACTCACCATGCGCCCGTTGTGGACCACCAGCAGTTTGCCCTtgccctgcatccctggctcggcccggcccggcccggcccggcccggcgcgcTACGGGCGCGGCCCGCGGCCCCGCAGCATCCCCGGCCGGCGGCGCGGctctcccggcccggcccggcccggcgctcCCGGCACTACCACACTACCGCTTTCGGCTCCCACAGGAAGTGTCGCCATGGGAACCGAGACCGCagcggggggagcggggccgcccgcccgccccgcgccgccggcaccgccccggcGGACACCGGCTCCAGCTCCGGGCCGGGAGCCGCCGCGGCGCCGCTGCATCtccgtccctgtccccgtccctgtctCCATCTGCATCCACATCCGTTATCCCATTCCCATCTGCATCCCTGTTTCCCATCCCGATCCCATTGATTCCCCATCTGCATCCACATCCGTGATCCCATCCCCATCTGCATCTTTGtttcatccccatccccatccctgtccctgtctccatcCACATCTACATCCGTGACCACATCAGCATCTGCATCCCTgttcccaaacccatcccagtCTCCGTTCCCAGCAcggctgtgctgccctggggtCACCACCTgagtcctcctcctcctcccggcCATCACATCACCCTGGGGAAGAGGGGTGCAGGGGCAGGGGGACATCAACAGGCCCAGCACACGCTGCCACCAGCCTGGTGCCACTTACCCTGGCCACAGAGGGTGTGGGGCTGGCCCCAGGGCCAGCTTTTGGGGagggctgcctgtgctgtgcgCGCCAGCAGaacctggcacagagcagcagtggaCGTGCAGCTCGGAGTCACCAAACTGATGCCTAAGCAGTTTTGCCCATCTCCTAAGGTCGGGGTTCCATGTTGATCAGCAACCACAAACCAGTGGAGGATATTTTAGGTTATTTGTTAGGAAATCTCAGTAACTAACAGCGCAGGATAAACCGCAGAGCACCATGGCAACCCGCTCAGGGAAATGCTAATAACGGGGATGTAAGGTGGGTGATTAACCTATGAAAAGCAGAACCCTAACATTAAGTTGGGTGCAGAtctatgcagaaaaaaatgaagctttcCCACCCTGAACAGGCAAAAAAGCAGAGCACCACAAgcagccacagggctggcagggtcTCTGGGTGCGGGGAACAGAGGGTTCtggctgcccctctgccccctgcCACTGcatggagcagcagtgggatgagGGGTGATTGTGCTGCTCCCCTCTGCTTTGTTGGAGTGTGGCTGTGTTGTTTGGCTTGGCTTTGCCACGAgagttataaataaaaatgtctctCCAAGAGTGCGTGACTCACGGTCCTCACCACAAGGATAACCTCTCTGATGGGAAACCTGATCTGAGGACGGAACTGCAGCATGCAGGAATCAAAGACATTGCTTAATTAATGCACTTAATCCAAACAGAGAACAGATGAGCCCCTCACCCCACCTGGGTTGGGGGTGGGCTGCTGGAGAATGTATCTGAGACCCCTGTCCTGTGTCATGCTCAAGCTCCAGCTGCTGACAAATCAGCCCTCAACCTGCTCCAGGGCCTGGTGGTTTTCCttgggcagcagtggggagctGTGGCAGTCGCTGACGTGGCCTCAAGCAAGCTCAGCAATTTCTTCTGCCACCCTGCAAGGGGACAGCTTGTGGGTGCTGGTGTTGCCTCAGCGTGAGGTATCCCAGTGTgggaggctgtgccagccctgtgcctgggCACGGTGTCCTCCCAGCCTGGGAGCCGTGCCCCGTGGGGAGAGGGATGCCCTGTGCCCCAgtggcccagcccagggagaCCTGGTTTATCCCGGGGGTGGGCGACGGCGGGGCGACAGCTGGCTGGAGGATTTGCCGAGGGCATTATTTAATGCTGTGGGTAAATGGAGGAACAGCAGCTAATTCCGGAGCCCGTAATCCTCTTCCTCCCCCGGGGACGGGGAGCGTGCCAGTCACGAACCCGCCGGCGGGCCCCGGGAACgagcccctggcagctccccgGGTGGTGCCGCGGGCCGGAGCGACTCCCAGACCATGGGTGATGTGCAGAAGGTAAGCGGGGTCCAGGGACATCCCACCGGCTCCAGGGGGGAGTGCAGCACCAGCTCTCAGTGGTGGTGCCAagagggctggcagagcagggctctgcctggggcatgtccccacaggagctgggagtggtcccagggctgggacagcacaCCCAGGAAGGGAGGAATTGGGGCTGGGCAAATCTGCTGTGCGGCCATCCCGAGCCTGAACACCTCGGGAGCTGTGCCTTGATGCTCACTCAGGCGATACACACAAAGTACCCTAAGCCAACAGCGTGCCCAGTTCCCCCCTCCCAAACAAGGGTGCTCTGCAGCCACCTGGCACCCCACAGGGCTCCCCTAGCACCCCCTgcccccaggggctgctctccGTCATCCAGAAGCTGAAGGGTTCGCCGGAGCAGGAGCTACGCATtgtcctgctggggctggataACGCGGGCAAGACGACGCTGCTGAAGCGCCTGGCGTCCGAGGAGGTCAGCACCATCACCCCCACACAGGTaggagctgctgggggccaCGGGAAGTGGTGGAGGGCGCAGGTCCCACCCATCCCTTGGGTGACGTCGGGGTTTGTATCCCCACGCAGGGATTCAACATCAAGAGCGTCCAGTCCCACGGTTTGAAGCTGAATGTTTGGGATATCGGGGGGCAGCGCTCTATCCGCCCGTACTGGAAGAAGTATCTGGGCAGCACAGACCTGCTGGTGAGTGGGGCAGCACCCCCAGGCCTGTGCATGCTGTGCGGGCCCCAGCTGGGCAAGAAGGAGCCCCTGACTGTCCCTTTTGTCCCCACGGCAGATTTATGTCATTGACAGCGCCGACCAGAAGCGTTTCGAGGAGACAGGGCAGGTATGAGGGGTCTGGtgaggggtggctgtggggtcCTGGGGCTTGGATCTGTATGGCACCAGCTCTTTGGGGATGAGGGGGAAGCAAAGCTGCTCTGAATGatggggcagtgctgcaggggggccgtgctgtccccagagctctgtgggAAGGCTCAAGATCTCAGCAGGCAGAGATACCCCACTCCAtggcccagcagctccctctgagCTGGGATGCTCCAagggtgcccagcacaggggtgaCAGTCCTTGGTGAAAGTGACCCCTCAGTCCCCAGCCCTCATCCCTCCCGGCCCCAAGCACCCCATTAGTGGCACGGCCAAACAAAGGTTTATGAGCAGCAAATTCAGTTACAAACCCTGGGAATGAAGCTCTGAGAGGGGAAGGTGAGACTTCAAGTGCCAGCCCCGGCTGTTCCGGCACCAGACGGCGGTGTGGGTGTGTCAGACAGCCCGGGACTGCCAGgagcctcctgcagctgccctttGCCCAGGGCTCTCAGTGCTGGGAGGATTTCAGTCCTCAAGTAGCCCTGCATGTGGATCCTGGGCTGATGGAGCTCCACGACGTGAAGCTCCTTTAGGAGATTCTCTCCCTTGGAATGTCAAGACCTCAACGCTTCCTTATGTGCCACGAGCACCAGAGAGGAGGGATGAGGCATTTGGAGGGCTGAGGTGTCCAGCCCGTGCTGGGCAGCTCCGTGGAGgagggcagcagccctgggagaagctTCTCTcttggcaggagctggcagagctcacGGAGGACGAGTCCCTCACGGGGGTCCCGCTGCTGGTGTTTGCCAACAAGCAGGACCTGGTGACTGCAGCACCCGCAGCCGAAATCGCAGAAGGGCTGAGCCTCCACACCTACCGGGACCGGGAGTGGCAGATCCAGGCCTGCTCGGCCCTGTCTGGGGAAGGGGTGCAGGTAGAGATGGGGGCCGGAGGGCTCTGCGGAGCTGGGAGAGGGCCCAAGGGCCTGCGCTCACATCCTTCTTCCCTCCAGGATGGGATGAACTGGATTTCCAGCCAGATCATGAACAGGAAGAAGTGAGAGCTGCAAAGTGCCAGACAGGACTGAGCTGCAGGTCCCTTCGCCATGGCCAACCCCCCTGGTCCCTCGGCTTCCCCCGAGCCTCGGCTGGGCCCTGAGCCTCAGACTGCCATGTTCACATGATTTTTCCCACCCAGTCTTCCACTAATCAATCggcttcccctctccctccctcctcacaCCCCACgactcccc
This is a stretch of genomic DNA from Vidua chalybeata isolate OUT-0048 chromosome 15, bVidCha1 merged haplotype, whole genome shotgun sequence. It encodes these proteins:
- the RGS14 gene encoding regulator of G-protein signaling 14 isoform X2 — encoded protein: MLDLSIVLARGIEKVSSGTSAHLPNFTLCALYVPFHSAFPAGWVPSHGCLTPGDESHESHVEVTLGDRETARTDPFSLSELNASRARGSNHSVNSLPGPPATCGSSQGSVVSWAESFETLLQDRVAVTYFTEFLKKEFSAENVYFWQACERFQQIPASDTQQLAQEARRIYDEFLSSHSVSPVNIDKQAWIGEDMLANPSPDMFRIQQLQIFNLMKFDSYTRFVKSPLYQACLRAESQGQPLPDLRPHSRSSSPPPDLSKTKLKLGKSLPLGVETAGSGANRSLQRSFRKGERREPSWAEGGEGSRSAMLWRESQGSLNSSASLDLGFLSSASTAASPWPEGQQKSLGGSEAELPAKPMKYCCVYLPDGTASLASVRPGHSIRDMLAGICEKRGFRLPDIKVFLVGNEQKALVLDQECSVLADQEVKLENRISFDLEISSLNKTIRITAKSTKRIREALQPVLGKYGVSVEQARLRRQGEPATLDLEKLVSTVSAQKLVLETPADVRAMGSAEAAAAPSLLRSEEGSPTGAEPDTRWEVPSSFSRPQSSAAMNLNRRTYDLEGLVELLNRAQSCRANDQRGLLSKEDLVLPDFLQLPVRDDSACEGSHQPSAPQAGSEGSSCPQEEPALAQPSFDHKL
- the RGS14 gene encoding regulator of G-protein signaling 14 isoform X1, giving the protein MLDLSIVLARGIEKVSSGTSAHLPNFTLCALYVPFHSAFPAGWVPSHGCLTPGDESHESHVEVTLGDRETARTDPFSLSELNASRARGSNHSVNSLPGPPATCGSSQGSVVSWAESFETLLQDRVAVTYFTEFLKKEFSAENVYFWQACERFQQIPASDTQQLAQEARRIYDEFLSSHSVSPVNIDKQAWIGEDMLANPSPDMFRIQQLQIFNLMKFDSYTRFVKSPLYQACLRAESQGQPLPDLRPHSRSSSPPPDLSKKTKLKLGKSLPLGVETAGSGANRSLQRSFRKGERREPSWAEGGEGSRSAMLWRESQGSLNSSASLDLGFLSSASTAASPWPEGQQKSLGGSEAELPAKPMKYCCVYLPDGTASLASVRPGHSIRDMLAGICEKRGFRLPDIKVFLVGNEQKALVLDQECSVLADQEVKLENRISFDLEISSLNKTIRITAKSTKRIREALQPVLGKYGVSVEQARLRRQGEPATLDLEKLVSTVSAQKLVLETPADVRAMGSAEAAAAPSLLRSEEGSPTGAEPDTRWEVPSSFSRPQSSAAMNLNRRTYDLEGLVELLNRAQSCRANDQRGLLSKEDLVLPDFLQLPVRDDSACEGSHQPSAPQAGSEGSSCPQEEPALAQPSFDHKL
- the RGS14 gene encoding regulator of G-protein signaling 14 isoform X3 is translated as MQGKGKLLVVHNGRMGPAVSDGELNASRARGSNHSVNSLPGPPATCGSSQGSVVSWAESFETLLQDRVAVTYFTEFLKKEFSAENVYFWQACERFQQIPASDTQQLAQEARRIYDEFLSSHSVSPVNIDKQAWIGEDMLANPSPDMFRIQQLQIFNLMKFDSYTRFVKSPLYQACLRAESQGQPLPDLRPHSRSSSPPPDLSKKTKLKLGKSLPLGVETAGSGANRSLQRSFRKGERREPSWAEGGEGSRSAMLWRESQGSLNSSASLDLGFLSSASTAASPWPEGQQKSLGGSEAELPAKPMKYCCVYLPDGTASLASVRPGHSIRDMLAGICEKRGFRLPDIKVFLVGNEQKALVLDQECSVLADQEVKLENRISFDLEISSLNKTIRITAKSTKRIREALQPVLGKYGVSVEQARLRRQGEPATLDLEKLVSTVSAQKLVLETPADVRAMGSAEAAAAPSLLRSEEGSPTGAEPDTRWEVPSSFSRPQSSAAMNLNRRTYDLEGLVELLNRAQSCRANDQRGLLSKEDLVLPDFLQLPVRDDSACEGSHQPSAPQAGSEGSSCPQEEPALAQPSFDHKL
- the LOC128795646 gene encoding LOW QUALITY PROTEIN: ADP-ribosylation factor-like protein 3 (The sequence of the model RefSeq protein was modified relative to this genomic sequence to represent the inferred CDS: deleted 1 base in 1 codon) produces the protein MEEQQLIPEPVILFLPRGRGACQSRTRRRAPGTSPGSSPGGAAGRSDSQTMGDVQKGALQPPGTPQGSPSTPCPQGLLSVIQKLKGSPEQELRIVLLGLDNAGKTTLLKRLASEEVSTITPTQGFNIKSVQSHGLKLNVWDIGGQRSIRPYWKKYLGSTDLLIYVIDSADQKRFEETGQELAELTEDESLTGVPLLVFANKQDLVTAAPAAEIAEGLSLHTYRDREWQIQACSALSGEGVQDGMNWISSQIMNRKK